A region of the Pseudonocardia cypriaca genome:
CGGCGCAACCACCCCGGGCCGGGATGACGAGCGCGCGGCCGGCCCGAGCCGCCCTGCGATCTAGGACTCGGCGAGCTCCGCAGCGGCCAGCCACTCCAGCTCGACCTCTTCCCGCTCCGCCACCACGGCCTTGAGATCGCGATCGAGCGCCATCAGGCGTTCGGGGTCGGTGGCCGCTTCCACGAGCTGCTCGTGCAGCCGCGCCTCGGTGGCGGCGAGCGCCTCCATGCGCCGCTCCAGCCGGGCGGCCTCCTTGCGGGCGGCCCGCTGCTGCGCGGCGTTCGAGACCGGCTTCGCCTGGGCCGCGGGGGTGGTCGTGTCCCCGTTCTCGGCACGGCGCCGCAGGTACTCGTCGATCCCGCCCGGGAGGTGGGTGATCCTCCCGTCGCCCAGCAGGGCGACCACCGTGTCGCAGGCCCGTTCCAGCAGGTAGCGGTCGTGGCTGACGACGACGAGCGTGCCCGGCCAGCCGTCGAGGAGGTCCTCGAGCTGGGTGAGGGTGTCGACGTCGAGGTCGTTGGTGGGCTCGTCGAGCAGCAGGACGTTCGGCTCGGCCATCAGCAGCCGCGTGAGCTGCAGGCGCCTGCGCTCCCCACCGGACAGGTCGCCGACGGGCGTCCACTGCCGCGACGCCGGGAAGCCCAGCCTCTCCAGCACCTGCGACGCCGTCATCTCGGCCCTGCCGAGCCGCACGTACTTCGCGACCTGCTCGGTGGCCTCCAGCACCCGCATGTCGTCGGGGAGGTCGACGAGCTCCTGGGTGAGCTGGGCGAGCTTGACGGTGCGCCCGCGCACCAGCCGGCCGCCGTCGAGCGGGCGGTCGCCGCTCAGGCTGCGCAGCAGGGTGGTCTTGCCGGACCCGTTGACGCCGACGATCCCGATCCGGTCGCCGGGGCCGACCCGCCAGGTGACGCGGTCGAGCAGCGTGCGCCCGGCCACGACCGCGGTGGCGTCCTCCAGCTCCAGCACCGTGCGGCCGAGCCGGTTGGTGGCGAAACCGAGGAGCTCGACGCTGTTGCGGGGCGGCGGGACGTCGGCGATCAGCGCCTCCGCGGCCTCGATGCGGAACCGCGGCTTCGACGTGCGGGCCGGCGCGCCGCGGCGCAGCCACGCGAGCTCCTTGCGGGCGAGGTTCTGGCGGCGCGCCTCGGCGGCGTCGGCCTGCCGAGCGCGCTCCGCACGGGCGTACACCCAGTCGGCGTAGCCACCGAGGTAGCTCTCGACGCGGCCGTTCGCGACCTCCCACGTCCGGGTGCAGACCGCGTCGAGGAACCAGCGGTCGTGCGTGACGACCACCACCCCGCACCGGCGCGAGATCAGGTGCTCGGCGAGCCAGGTGATGCCCTCGACGTCGAGGTGGTTGGTGGGCTCGTCGAGCACGACGAGGTCCGGGTCGCCGACGAGCGCGGCCGCCAGCGCGACCCGCCGCTTCTCCCCACCCGACAGACCCTCGACGCTCCGGTCGAGATCGGTGAGGCCCAGCCCGTCGAGGACGTCGCGCACCTTCGCGTCGCCCGCCCACTCGTGCTCGGCGGCGCCGGCCCACGCGGCCAGCACGACGTCCCGCACGCGCGCGCCCGCGGGCAGCACGTCGGACTGGGCGAGGTGGGCGAGGTTCAGGCCGCCGAGGCGGCTGACGCGCCCGCCGTCGGGCGCGCGGGATCCGGTGATGATGTCGAGCAGGGTGGTCTTGCCACCGCCGTTGAGCCCGACGACGCCGATCCGCTCGCCCTGCTCGACCCCGAGCGACACCCCGTTCAGCAGCACCCGCGAGGCGTCACCGGGGACGTGCGCGGTGACGGTCTCGAGGTTGACGAGGTTCTGTCCCGCCATCAGGCACGCACCGGCGGCCAGGCGGTGGGCGGCGGCGGCATGGTCGGTGGATCGTGGTCGACGACGCGGGCGCCGGGCACCGGGCCGTGCGCGATCCGGACCGTGCGGCACACGCCCACGCCGGCCAGCTCGGTGGCGACGTCGAGGGCCGCCTCGGCACTCGTGCACAGGAAGGCGCAGGTCGGACCCGAGCCGGACACCAACCCGGCGAGCGCGCCTGCCGCCACGCCTGCGCGCAGCGTGCGGCGCAGCTCGGGGGCCATGGTGACGGCCGCCGCCTGCAGGTCGTTGCCGAGGCTGAGCGCGAGCTGGCGCGGATCACCGCCCGCCAGCGCCTCCAACACCGGCTCCACCGGCCGCTCCGCGGGCGTGCTGTCGCCGCGCAACCGGTCGAGCTCGCGGAACACCGCGGGCGTCGACAGGCCCCCGCGGTGCAGCGCGATCACCCAGTGCTGGGTGTGCCGCGACAGCACCGGGACGATCTGCTCGCCGCGTCCGGTGCCCACGGCCGTGCCGCCGTAGAGCGCGAACGTGACGTCACTGCCCAGCTCGGCGGCGAGCACCGACAGCTCGTCCCGGGTGAGATCGAGCTTCCAGAGCGTCGAGAGCCCGACCAGCGCCGCAGCCGCATCTGCGCTGCCACCCGCCATCCCGCCGGCGACGGGGATGCCCTTGCGCAGCACCAGCCGCACGTCCGGGTCGCGGTCGGCCTTCTCGGCGAGCACCTGGACGGCCCGCCAGGCGAGGTTCGTCTCGTCGGCGGGCACCTCGGTGACCCCCTCGCCGTGCACCTCGATACCGGGCGCGTCGCTCGCCGCGACCGTGACCTCGTCGAACAGGCTCACCGCGTGGAAGACGGTGACGAGGTCGTGGTAGCCGTCGGCGCGCAGGGGGCCGACCGCGAGATGCAAGTTGATCTTGGCAGGCACACGCACGGTGACCGGTGGTGGGACGGCGGCGAGCACCGGTCAACCCTACGTGCGTCCACCCAGGACGTGCCGTGCCCCGCCTCGCACGCACCCACACCGCGACTCGCGCGCACCCAGAGCGCGACTCGCACGCACTCAGAGCGCGACTCGCGGGGCGGGCGACGCCCACCGCCCGCGAGTCGCGGTCTCAGTGCGCGCGAGTCGCGGTGAGCTCAGGGGGCGGCCGCGGCGAGGCGGGCGAAGTCCTCGACGGAGAGGGTCTCGGCGCGGGCCAGCGGGTCGATGCCGGCAGCGCGGAGGGCGGTCTCGGCGGCGGCCGGAGAGCCCGCCCAGCCGGCGAGGCCGGAGCGCAGGGCCTTGCGGCGCTGGGCGAACGCGTGGTCGATCAGGCGGAACACCGCCCCGCGGTCACCGGGCGGCGGGTCGCGCCGGTCGAAGGCGAGCAGCCCCGAGTCGACGTTGGGCACCGGCCAGAACACCGCCCGCGGCACGGGCCCCGCCCGCCGGGCCGCCGCGAACCAGGCGAGCTTCGCGCTCGGCACCCCGTACGTGCGACTGCCCGGCGTCGCCGCGAGCCGCTCGGCGACCTCGGACTGCACCATCACCAGGCCGCGGCGCAGCTGCGGCAGCTCCGCGAGCAGGTGCAGCACCACCGGCACGCCGACGTTGTACGGCAGGTTCGCCACGAGCGCGGTCGGGGCGGGGCCGGGCAGGTCGCCCGCGCGCACGCCGAGCGCATCGGCGGCGGTCACGGTGAGCCGGTCGGCTAGCGCGGGTGCCCGGTCGGCGGCCGTCGCGGGAAGGCGGGCCGCGAGCACCGGGTCGATCTCCACGGCGTGCACGGCCCGCACGGCGGGCAGGAGGGCGAGCGTGAGCGAGCCGAGCCCGGGACCGACCTCCACGACGACGTCGTCCGGTTCCAGCTCGGCCGCTTTGACGATCCGGCGCACCGTGTTCGGGTCGTGCACGAAGTTCTGGCCGAGCCGCTTGGTCGGCCGCAGGCCGAGCTCGGCGGCAAGGGCCCGCACCTCGGCCGGGCCGAGTAGCCGGGACTGCGTGTCGGTCACCTGGGAAGCATGCGGGTCAGCGCTGGAGGCCCAGCCGCCGGGAGCACGCGGGCCATGCGCCGTAGCCGCCCCGGTCGTCGCGAACCCGCGACGCGACGGCGATCTGCTCCTCGCGCGACGCCTGGTGCGGGAGCGGCGCGTAGTCGGTGCCGCCGTACGCGCGCCAGGTACCGGCGTCGAACTGCAGGCCGCCGTAGTAGCCGTTGCCGGAGTTGACCGCCCAGTTCCCGGTGGCCTCGCACTGGGCGAGGCGGTCCCACACGCTGCCGTCGGCGACGACGGGGGCGCGGAGGCTGTCGTTCGTGCCCAGCCGCACGACCCGCGGGTGCGGCTGCGTCATCCCGCCTGCGCGCACCTGCTCGCGGCGGACCTCCTGACCGTTCTGGACGTAGACGCGCATGATCGCGGTCTGCTCGCCCGGAATCCCCTTGTCGACGACGACCCGCTTGCCGCGCGGCAGCGAGCCGTCCTCGATGACCTGCTCCGGCGGCGCGATCGGCCGGACCTCGACCACCTCGCCCTCACCGTTGCGCACGATGTGCACGTCGAGGCCCTCGGTGAGCGGGGTGTCCGCCGACGGGACGGACACGTCGTCCGGACCGAGCTGGATGCCCTTCTCCACGAGCAGCCCGGCGACCGTGCCGGACATCGTGGTGACCTCGGAGGGCGCTCCGGTGCCGTCGGTGAACTTCACGGTCCGCGGCACCCGCAGCTCGAGCCGGAACCCGTCGAGGGGGATCCGGGTGGCCGGCGGGGCGGACATCTGGGTGGGCAGGGCCTCGAGGCCCAGGATCTGCATCGCCTCCTCCACCGTGGTGGCGGGGATCGGCAGGTCTCGCTGGGAGCTGCCCTCGACGAGCGTGAGGGTGCGGGCGTGGGTGAAGATCACCTCGTCGCCGTCGACGACCTCGGTGGTGGCCGCGGGCTCGACGCGGTCCCGGGGCGTGACCTCGATCCCCGCGGCCTCGAGCGTGGAGGCGACGTCGGCGGCGAAGGTGTGCACGATCCGGTTCTGACCGTCGACGGTCACCGTGATCGTCTTGTCCGCGGCGAGCGCGCTCGCCCCGCCGCCGATCATCATCAGCACGACGGCGACGACCACGACGCGCAACCGGTTGCTGTGCTGCGGGGCCTCCTCGGCCGCACGCCGGTCGCGGCGCGAGCGCCGGGGCACGACATCGGTAGCGGCGACGAGCTCGGCTGCGGGCCGCGGCCGGGGCGCGACGGCGGGTTCGAGGTCCTCGGCCGGCGCAGGTGCGACCGGTGCCGGCGCGACGGGTGCCGGGGCGACCGATGCCGGAGGCGCCGCCACGACCGCGACCGGCGCGGTGACGGCGACGAACGGGTGGGTGAACGCGGCCTCGTCGATCACCGGCATCGGACCGGTCGGCGTGTCGTTGAGGTACGCGGTCCAGGCGGGCTTGCCGGCGCGCGCCTCCACCCGTGCGAGCGCCTCGGCCGTGGCCCAGCCCGGCTCGGGGGCGGGGTCGGCGGGGAGCGCCGGCTGCGGGCCGGTGATCTCGGTAGCGGCCGGCGGGAGCCGAGCGTCGGTGCGCTCGGCCACCCCGTGGGTGCCGGTAACCGAGCTCGAAGCGCGGCGGCCGCTGCGCTCGACCGCCGGCTGCGTCCCGGTGCCGGTGGCCGCGATGTGGGTCCCGGTCCCCTCGGCCCGCGGGGTCGGCCGGCTCGGACGCTCGACCGCCGGTTGCACCCCGGTCCCCGTCGCCGCGACGTGGGTCCCGGTCCCCTCGGCCCGCGGGATCGGCCGGCTCGGACGCTCGACCGCCGGCTGCACCCCGGTCCCCGTCGCCACGACGTGGCTCCCGGTTCGCTCGGGAAGCGGGTGTTGACCGGTCGTCCCGGCTGCGTGCGCGCCTCCGGTCCGCTCGACGGCCGGGTGTGCGCCGGTACCGCGCTCGACGGCCGGCAGGCGCGCTCCCGTCCGCTCGGCGGGCATGGCGGGGAGCGGGCCGGTGAGGTCGTCCGGGGCGACGGCGGGCATCTCGCCCGTGACGGGGTCGGCTGAGGCGTCCTCGGCCGAGCCGTCCGTCGGGTGCGTGACGATCGGCCGGAACTGCCCGGTGGCGAGCCTGCTGTCGGGATCGGGCTGGGCCCGCCGGTGCGCGCGGGAGCGGGTCAGCATCGAGCGGGCCGCCGGGGTGACCGGCGGGACGACCTCGAGGGCCGACGTGACGACCGCCTCGGGTGCCTCCGGGTCGCCGCCCGCGTACCAGGCCGCGTACGGGTCCTCGCCGGGCTCCACGTCCGCAGCGGCCCGACCGAGCCGAGCGCGGACGTCGGCACCTCGCCGAGCACGCGTTGGGACGTCGACCACGGGCTTCCAGACTTCGTCGGACCGGGCAGGGGAGGAGTCGCGGTCACGGTGGCCCGGAGGCTGTGATCCTGGGGGAGCGCCCCGGACCACCGTGACCGCACTAGCTGGGGAGCGATTCCCCACCCCGGCTTGCGATCACGGAACCGTAACGCGCTGTGAGCGCCGAGGTCGAATCCAGACACGCCGGCAGCGCCGAACGGCCCGCCCCCTACGCCGAGCGCGAGGCGTCGCCGGTGGACGTCGCGGGCGCCGCGGCGGGCGGCAGCTCGGCGAGCCCGAAGACCCGTTCGGCGTTGCGCCCGGCACTCGCCGCCAGCTGCTCCTCGGGAACTTCGCGCAGGTCCGCCAGCCCGCGGACGGTCCACGGCAGGCAGTACGGCTCGTTGGCGCGCCCGCGGTGCGGGTGCGGGGTGAGGAACGGCGCGTCGGTCTCGACGAGCAGCTGTTCCTCCGGCACCACGACCGCCGCCTCCCGCAGCGCGCGGGCGTTGCGGAACGTGACCGGCCCGGCGAACGACAGCACGTACCCGGCGTCGGCGCATTCGCGCGCCATCGCCGCGTCACCGGAGAAGCAGTGGAACACGACGGTGTCCGGCGTGCCCTCCTCCCGGAGGATGCGCAGCACGTCGTCGTGCGCGTCCCGGTCGTGGATCATGAGCGGCTTGCCGAGGCGTTTGGCGAGGTCGATGTGCCTGCGGAACGACTCCTGCTGCGCCTCGGGCGGCGAGTGGTCCCAGTAGTAGTCCAGGCCGGTCTCCCCCACCGCCACCACTCGCGGGTCGCGGGCGAGCCGCTCGATCTCGGCGTGGTCGTCCTCCGTGAGCGCGGCCGTGCGGGTGGGGTGCAACGCGACGGCCGCGACGACCCGGTCGTCCCAGTGCGCGGCCTGCACGGCCCACCGCGCCGAGGCGAGGTCGTCGGCCACGGTGACCGCGCGCGTGACGCCCACGGCGGCGGCCCGGTCCATCGCCGCACGGACGTCCTCCGCGGACACGCACCCGCACGCATCGAGGTGCGTGTGCGCGTCGACGGTGGGCGAGGTCAGCGGTTCGGGAGGCGGCGGAGGTTCCCGCCGCCCGTACGCCCCGCTCACGCCCCCATCCCCTTCCGACGAGCGGCGCGTTCGTCGGTACCTATCCGACGAACGCGCCGTTCGTCGGAACGGGCAGGGCTCACTTCTCGATCGGGGCCCACTCGGGCCCGGTCTCCGCGAGCTCGGGCTCGAGCTTCCGGAAGATCGGCGTGGGCTTGGCCAGCGGCCGTCCGACCTCGATCGGCGTGGACGCCCAGCGCGCCTGCTCCTTGGTGTAGTCGCCGGTGAGGATCGGGTTGATCCGGCCGGGGATGTCGAGGTCCTCGACGTCCTGCAGCTCCGGCTGCGCCGCCCACACGCCGGTGCCACCCAGCGCCTCGTGCACGGTCTGCGCCGAGTGCGGCAGGAACGGCGTGAGCAGCGTGTTGGCGTCCTGCACGACCTGCAGCGCCGTGTGCAGCACCGCGTCGCGGCGGCCCGGGTCGTCCTTCAGCTTCCACGGCTCCTGGTCGGACAGGTACCGGTTGGCCGCGGTGACGACCTTCATCGCCTCGCTGATGCCGGCGCGGAACCGGGAGCGCGCGAGGTGCGCGCCGACGGTGCCGAACGCGGCCTTCGACAGCGCCAGCAGCTCCGCGTCGGCCGGCGCCGGCGTGGTGGGCGCCGGGATGGCCCCGTTGTTCTTGTGGGCCATCGAGATCGACCGGTTGACCAGGTTGCCCCACTCGTTGGCCAGCTCGAAGTTGACGCGGCGGACGAACTCGTCCCACGTGAAGTCGACGTCCTGGGTCTCCGGTCCGCCCGCGGAGATGAAGTACCGCAGGCTGTCGGGACCGAACTCGCGCAGGAAGTCGTGCAGGTAGATCACGGTGCCGCGCGAGGTGGAGAACTTCGAACCGCTCATCGTGAGGAACTCGCTCGACGCGATCTCCGACGGCAGGTTCAGCACCCCGTACGGCCCTGGCTCGCCACCGTGGTCGCCCTGGCCGTTGTGGCCGAGCAGCAGCGCGGGCCAGATCTGGGCGTGGAAGGTGATGTTGTCCTTGCCCATGAAGTGCACGATCTCGGCGTCCGGGTCGTTCCACCACGCCTTCCAGGCATCGGCGTCGCCGGTGCGCCGCGCCCACTCGACGCTCGCCGAGAAGTAGCCGATCACCGCGTCGAACCAGACGTAGAACTTCTTCAGCGGCTGGTCGCGCCAGCCGTCGAGCGGGATCGTGACGCCCCAGTCCAGGTCGCGCGTGATCGGCCGCGGCCGCATGTCGTCGACCAGGTTCTTCGTGAAGTTCAGGACGTTCGGGCGCCAGCCGGTCTTCGTGGCCAGCCACTTGCCGAGCGACTCGGTGAACGCGGGCAGGTCGAGGAACAGGTGCTCGGTCTCGACGAACTTCGGCACCTCGCCGTTGATCCGCGACCGGGGGTTGATCAGGTCGGCGGCGTCCAGCTGGTTGCCGCAGTTGTCGCACTGGTCGCCGCGCGCGCCGTCGTAGCCGCAGATCGGGCAGGTGCCCTCGACGTAGCGGTCGGGCAGCGTGCGTCCGGTGGACGGGCTGATCGCCCCGGTGGTGGTCTTCGGCACGACGTAGCCGTTGCGGTGCAGCGCCAGGAAGATCTGCTGCACGACGTCGGAGTGGTTGCCGGTGGTGGTGCGGGTGTAGAGGTCGTAGGTGACGCCGAGCCCGCGCAGGTCCTCCGCGATCACGCGGTGGTACTTGTCGACGGTCTGCTGTGGCGTCAGCCCCTCCTTCTCGGCCTGCACCAGGATCGGGGTGCCGTGCTCGTCGCTGCCGGAGACCATGAGCACCCGGTTGCCGGCCATCCGCTGGTAGCGGGCGAACACGTCGGAGGGCACACCGATACCGGAGACGTGGCCGATGTGCCGAGGGCCGTTGGCATAGGGCCAGGCCACGGCGGTCAGCACGTGGGAGCTCATGCACCCAAGCCTATGCCGGGGCCACAGCGGGTTTCCGCGGCCCGCTCGGACGGTGGCAGAGCCGCCTCCCGGACGACGCGCTCACCGGGAAGTCGATCTTCTCGTCGACCTCGTCGTCCTCGAACGGGATCCCGAGCACGAGCTCCGCACCCCCGGCCCCGCGTCAACTACCGTGGAGACGTGAACGTGGAGGTCACCCCCCTGCCCGGCATCGGTGTGCGCAAGGACTTCGCGCTGCGCAACGGCAGGCGGATCGGCGTCGTCACCCACCGGGACGGCAAGATCGAGCTCATCGTCTCGAAGTCGGACGATCCGGACGCGTGCCTCGCCGAGCTCCCCCTCACCGCCGACGAGGCGGCCGCGCTGGCCAACCTGCTCGGCGCCCCGCAGCTCGTCGCGCAGCTCAGGGAGGAGCACCGCGACCTCCCCGGCATCCACACCCGGCAGCTCCCCGTCGGCCCGCCGTTCGACGGCCGCACGCTGGGCGACACCGCGCTGCGCACCCGCACCGGCGTCTCCGTGGTCGCCGTGATGCGGGCCGGGCAGGTGCACCCCAGCCCGACGCCGGACTTCACCCTGACCGCGGGCGACCTCATGGTCACCGTCGGCACGGCCGAGGGGCTCGACAACGCCGTCAAGATCCTCAAGCGCGGCTAAGTGCCCCCCGTGGACAACACCGCTCTGGAGCTGATCGAGCTCGGGGCCGTCTTCTTCGCGCTCGGTCTGCTGGGCCGCATCGCCGGCAAGATCGGCCTCTCCCCCATCCCGCTCTACCTGCTCGGCGGCCTGTTCTTCGGCACGGGTGGCGTGGTGCCGCTGCACGGCATCGAGGGGTTCACGACCATCGCGGGCGAGGTCGGCGTCATCCTGCTGCTCCTGCTGCTCGG
Encoded here:
- a CDS encoding 4-(cytidine 5'-diphospho)-2-C-methyl-D-erythritol kinase; the protein is MLAAVPPPVTVRVPAKINLHLAVGPLRADGYHDLVTVFHAVSLFDEVTVAASDAPGIEVHGEGVTEVPADETNLAWRAVQVLAEKADRDPDVRLVLRKGIPVAGGMAGGSADAAAALVGLSTLWKLDLTRDELSVLAAELGSDVTFALYGGTAVGTGRGEQIVPVLSRHTQHWVIALHRGGLSTPAVFRELDRLRGDSTPAERPVEPVLEALAGGDPRQLALSLGNDLQAAAVTMAPELRRTLRAGVAAGALAGLVSGSGPTCAFLCTSAEAALDVATELAGVGVCRTVRIAHGPVPGARVVDHDPPTMPPPPTAWPPVRA
- the metG gene encoding methionine--tRNA ligase, translating into MSSHVLTAVAWPYANGPRHIGHVSGIGVPSDVFARYQRMAGNRVLMVSGSDEHGTPILVQAEKEGLTPQQTVDKYHRVIAEDLRGLGVTYDLYTRTTTGNHSDVVQQIFLALHRNGYVVPKTTTGAISPSTGRTLPDRYVEGTCPICGYDGARGDQCDNCGNQLDAADLINPRSRINGEVPKFVETEHLFLDLPAFTESLGKWLATKTGWRPNVLNFTKNLVDDMRPRPITRDLDWGVTIPLDGWRDQPLKKFYVWFDAVIGYFSASVEWARRTGDADAWKAWWNDPDAEIVHFMGKDNITFHAQIWPALLLGHNGQGDHGGEPGPYGVLNLPSEIASSEFLTMSGSKFSTSRGTVIYLHDFLREFGPDSLRYFISAGGPETQDVDFTWDEFVRRVNFELANEWGNLVNRSISMAHKNNGAIPAPTTPAPADAELLALSKAAFGTVGAHLARSRFRAGISEAMKVVTAANRYLSDQEPWKLKDDPGRRDAVLHTALQVVQDANTLLTPFLPHSAQTVHEALGGTGVWAAQPELQDVEDLDIPGRINPILTGDYTKEQARWASTPIEVGRPLAKPTPIFRKLEPELAETGPEWAPIEK
- the rsmA gene encoding 16S rRNA (adenine(1518)-N(6)/adenine(1519)-N(6))-dimethyltransferase RsmA; the encoded protein is MTDTQSRLLGPAEVRALAAELGLRPTKRLGQNFVHDPNTVRRIVKAAELEPDDVVVEVGPGLGSLTLALLPAVRAVHAVEIDPVLAARLPATAADRAPALADRLTVTAADALGVRAGDLPGPAPTALVANLPYNVGVPVVLHLLAELPQLRRGLVMVQSEVAERLAATPGSRTYGVPSAKLAWFAAARRAGPVPRAVFWPVPNVDSGLLAFDRRDPPPGDRGAVFRLIDHAFAQRRKALRSGLAGWAGSPAAAETALRAAGIDPLARAETLSVEDFARLAAAAP
- a CDS encoding cation:proton antiporter regulatory subunit — its product is MNVEVTPLPGIGVRKDFALRNGRRIGVVTHRDGKIELIVSKSDDPDACLAELPLTADEAAALANLLGAPQLVAQLREEHRDLPGIHTRQLPVGPPFDGRTLGDTALRTRTGVSVVAVMRAGQVHPSPTPDFTLTAGDLMVTVGTAEGLDNAVKILKRG
- a CDS encoding resuscitation-promoting factor — protein: MEPGEDPYAAWYAGGDPEAPEAVVTSALEVVPPVTPAARSMLTRSRAHRRAQPDPDSRLATGQFRPIVTHPTDGSAEDASADPVTGEMPAVAPDDLTGPLPAMPAERTGARLPAVERGTGAHPAVERTGGAHAAGTTGQHPLPERTGSHVVATGTGVQPAVERPSRPIPRAEGTGTHVAATGTGVQPAVERPSRPTPRAEGTGTHIAATGTGTQPAVERSGRRASSSVTGTHGVAERTDARLPPAATEITGPQPALPADPAPEPGWATAEALARVEARAGKPAWTAYLNDTPTGPMPVIDEAAFTHPFVAVTAPVAVVAAPPASVAPAPVAPAPVAPAPAEDLEPAVAPRPRPAAELVAATDVVPRRSRRDRRAAEEAPQHSNRLRVVVVAVVLMMIGGGASALAADKTITVTVDGQNRIVHTFAADVASTLEAAGIEVTPRDRVEPAATTEVVDGDEVIFTHARTLTLVEGSSQRDLPIPATTVEEAMQILGLEALPTQMSAPPATRIPLDGFRLELRVPRTVKFTDGTGAPSEVTTMSGTVAGLLVEKGIQLGPDDVSVPSADTPLTEGLDVHIVRNGEGEVVEVRPIAPPEQVIEDGSLPRGKRVVVDKGIPGEQTAIMRVYVQNGQEVRREQVRAGGMTQPHPRVVRLGTNDSLRAPVVADGSVWDRLAQCEATGNWAVNSGNGYYGGLQFDAGTWRAYGGTDYAPLPHQASREEQIAVASRVRDDRGGYGAWPACSRRLGLQR
- a CDS encoding ABC-F family ATP-binding cassette domain-containing protein, which produces MAGQNLVNLETVTAHVPGDASRVLLNGVSLGVEQGERIGVVGLNGGGKTTLLDIITGSRAPDGGRVSRLGGLNLAHLAQSDVLPAGARVRDVVLAAWAGAAEHEWAGDAKVRDVLDGLGLTDLDRSVEGLSGGEKRRVALAAALVGDPDLVVLDEPTNHLDVEGITWLAEHLISRRCGVVVVTHDRWFLDAVCTRTWEVANGRVESYLGGYADWVYARAERARQADAAEARRQNLARKELAWLRRGAPARTSKPRFRIEAAEALIADVPPPRNSVELLGFATNRLGRTVLELEDATAVVAGRTLLDRVTWRVGPGDRIGIVGVNGSGKTTLLRSLSGDRPLDGGRLVRGRTVKLAQLTQELVDLPDDMRVLEATEQVAKYVRLGRAEMTASQVLERLGFPASRQWTPVGDLSGGERRRLQLTRLLMAEPNVLLLDEPTNDLDVDTLTQLEDLLDGWPGTLVVVSHDRYLLERACDTVVALLGDGRITHLPGGIDEYLRRRAENGDTTTPAAQAKPVSNAAQQRAARKEAARLERRMEALAATEARLHEQLVEAATDPERLMALDRDLKAVVAEREEVELEWLAAAELAES
- a CDS encoding TatD family hydrolase, yielding MSGAYGRREPPPPPEPLTSPTVDAHTHLDACGCVSAEDVRAAMDRAAAVGVTRAVTVADDLASARWAVQAAHWDDRVVAAVALHPTRTAALTEDDHAEIERLARDPRVVAVGETGLDYYWDHSPPEAQQESFRRHIDLAKRLGKPLMIHDRDAHDDVLRILREEGTPDTVVFHCFSGDAAMARECADAGYVLSFAGPVTFRNARALREAAVVVPEEQLLVETDAPFLTPHPHRGRANEPYCLPWTVRGLADLREVPEEQLAASAGRNAERVFGLAELPPAAAPATSTGDASRSA